A stretch of DNA from Methylomicrobium lacus LW14:
GATTTATACGCATCGGTATGATCGACATATTTGCCGACGATCGCGATATTGACTTCATTCGTGGAAGTCGTCAATGCATCGACCACGTTTTTCCATTCGCTCAAATCCGCAGGCGGCACATTCAGCCGCAATTTATTCACGACGATGTCATCGAGCCCCTGCGCATGCAAGAGCAGCGGAATCCGGTAGATCGTGTCCGCGTCGACCGCCGAAATCACCGCCTTTTCCTCGACATTCGTGAACAACGCGATCTTGCGGCGCTCGGCGACCGGAATGGCCTGCTCCGAACGGCAGATCAAAATGTCCGGCTGGATGCCGATCGTACGCAGTTCCTTGACGGAATGCTGGGTCGGCTTGGTCTTGATCTCGCCGGCCGATTTGATGTAAGGCACCAGCGTCAAATGAATGAACAGCGAGCGTTCCGCGCCGAGATCGACGCGCATCTGCCGTATCGCTTCGAGAAACGGCAACGACTCGATATCGCCGACCGTGCCGCCGACTTCGATCAGCGCGACATCCATACCCTCCGCGCTTTGATAGACGCGGTTCTTGATCTCATCGGTGATGTGCGGAATCACCTGCACGGTCGCACCGAGATATTCGCCCTTGCGCTCGCGGCGCAGCACGCTGTCGTAAACCTGACCGGTGGTGAAGTTGTTCTTCTTGGCCATCGTGGTCTTCAGGAAGCGCTCGTAATGCCCCAAATCCAGATCGGTTTCGGCGCCGTCCTCGGTCACAAACACTTCCCCGTGCTGGAAAGGGCTCATCGTGCCCGGATCGACGTTAATATACGGGTCCAGCTTGGTCATGGTCACTTTCAGGCCGCGCGCCTCCAGGATGGCTGCGAGCGAAGACGCCGCAATGCCTTTGCCGAGAGAGGATACGACCCCGCCGGTGATAAAGATATATTTGGTCATGTAGATGTTTGCTTCGGATTGGAACAGATGACTGGTATCAGAAGGTTGGCTATTTTAGCACCAAATGGGCCTTATCGTCTTTAGCGATTTCGCGGGCGAAAAGATCAATCCCGGCGCAAGACGAAACGGACGCAATCGTTCTGATCCTGCCGATAAAATTCGGCGCTGATCCAGAGATCGGCGACCGCGGCCAGTTTGTCGTCAAGATAAATCAGCGGCATCGCCTCTCTTTGCCACGGCGGGATGCCGATTTCCTGATACAGTTTTTTCAGGCTGTGGCGCCCCTGACGTCCCGGCAACGCGATGATCTCGCCGCCGCGACGAAACTTGACGGCCACGCTTGACTGCCGCCAAACCGCCTCGGGAATCCCCGACATCGACCGAACAAGGGACAGCGTCAGGCGTTGGCCGATTATGACCGCCTCCCGATTCTTCGGCCAGTCAAGATCCTGTAAAAGCTCGCCCTGATCGCCCTTGAGGCAATACAGCCTGTCCCGGTAGCGGCGGATTTGACAGCCCTGCCCGCAAAGCACCGGATCGCCATTCACGCCGGCGCCGATCACCTGGTCGAACAACTGCGCCTGGAATGCCTTTGAGGGCATTTTCAAGCCCATCCGCCCAAACCAATGCCGAATGATCAGCTGCCGCCGCGGCAAATCGAACGCGTTCAGCCGCTCGATACTCAGGGTATTATCGCTTTCCTGGTAAACCTCTGCGAATGACTCGGCGGCAATATCAGCCAGCATCGCATAGGCTTCCGCACAATGGCCGGCCGCGCGCGCCACGGTCTGATCGCAGGACGGCCAGCGCTGTTTCAACAACGGCAGGACCTCTTGACGCAAAAAATTACGGTCGTAAACGCTCTCGTGATTGCTGGGGTCTTCGACCCAATGCAACTGCTGC
This window harbors:
- a CDS encoding CTP synthase; the encoded protein is MTKYIFITGGVVSSLGKGIAASSLAAILEARGLKVTMTKLDPYINVDPGTMSPFQHGEVFVTEDGAETDLDLGHYERFLKTTMAKKNNFTTGQVYDSVLRRERKGEYLGATVQVIPHITDEIKNRVYQSAEGMDVALIEVGGTVGDIESLPFLEAIRQMRVDLGAERSLFIHLTLVPYIKSAGEIKTKPTQHSVKELRTIGIQPDILICRSEQAIPVAERRKIALFTNVEEKAVISAVDADTIYRIPLLLHAQGLDDIVVNKLRLNVPPADLSEWKNVVDALTTSTNEVNIAIVGKYVDHTDAYKSLNEALIHAGIRTRNKVKIHYIDSEMIEDEGVGALKNVDAILVPGGFGERGVEGKIATVKYARENKIPYLGICLGMQVAVIEFARDVAKLEGAHSTEFLPKSPHPVIGLITEWMDEAGRIETRDQNSDLGGTMRLGGQQCRLQTDSLAFRLYQKDVITERHRHRYEFNNQYFDKLEKAGLRFSGKSIDGRLVEVIEIADHPWFLACQFHPEFTSTPRKGHPLFSGFVIAAAEHKKAVAQA
- the tilS gene encoding tRNA lysidine(34) synthetase TilS, translated to MLTPRLIESALESCEASSGQIFLAYSGGVDSHVLLHLCAQDPALRDRLTALHVHHGLQSQAEAWASHAEATARALGVKFLLFRVDAHPKSGESPEEAARNARYAALQSVMASGDVLLVAQHQDDQLETVLLQLLRGGGLLGLAGMPASLPFGRGTLLRPLLHVRKQLVDDYAAAQQLHWVEDPSNHESVYDRNFLRQEVLPLLKQRWPSCDQTVARAAGHCAEAYAMLADIAAESFAEVYQESDNTLSIERLNAFDLPRRQLIIRHWFGRMGLKMPSKAFQAQLFDQVIGAGVNGDPVLCGQGCQIRRYRDRLYCLKGDQGELLQDLDWPKNREAVIIGQRLTLSLVRSMSGIPEAVWRQSSVAVKFRRGGEIIALPGRQGRHSLKKLYQEIGIPPWQREAMPLIYLDDKLAAVADLWISAEFYRQDQNDCVRFVLRRD